The Acidobacteriaceae bacterium nucleotide sequence CAGCTCATGCGCCTCACTGGCGAGCGTCTTCCGACGACAGCGAAAGTCCCACTGCTCACCAGCTCTGAACAAGAGAGGCGCGGCACTGTCTCTAATCTCCTGCTGACAGACCTCATAACGGAGTACATGGCCAAGCAGAAGGAAACGGCTGAACGCGAGAAGCTCCAGAACAGCAAGAAGGTCGGCTACGTTGCCGATCCTCAGATTCGCATCGGCAACCTGGAATCACGCTTCAAGGCCATCCGTAAGGCTTTCACTGGCCGCTATGCGGACTCTATTGAGCCGCATGAGGTCAAAGACTTCCTCGAATCGCTCCAACGGTCCAATGGCACGATGAACCGCTACAAGACGACCTTAAGCGGTGTGTACGAATACGCTATCGAGCGTAAGAAGCTGAAGTCGAACCCTACTAGCGATGTCGAACACTATTCTGTACCGCTTGGAATCCCCCGCTGGATGGATGATGACGAAGAGACGCGTCTGCGTAAGGTAGTTCAATGCTGGATCGACGAGACACCGGAAGATCACGAAATCACCCGGCTGCTATTCCGCGAACACCTTAATGAGATCACCGTTGCCTCTCAGACCGGAATGCGTAAAGGGAATCAGTACGCCCTTATGTGGGAGATCGACATCAACTTTGACCTCCGCTTGATTCTGTTGCCGAACACAAAGACCGGCAAACCGCATGTGATCCCGATGACCGAAAGCGTCCATGAGGCACTAAAGGATCAAAAAGCCATTCAGGACCAGCTTCATAGGCTCCGAGGCGAAAACTATGAATCAGAGCGTCTTCGCTTGGATGGACGTGTATTCACTATCCGAGAGAATCGTGAATGGTTCGCCAAGGCCAAAGAGGAAGCTGGCATCAAGACGAACCTTCGTTGGCATGATCTCAGCCGTCACACGGCTGGTTCACGCCTAGCAGCAAGCGGAGCGAACCAGAAGGTGATCCAGAGCGTGTTGGGACACTCCACAATGGCAATGAGCGCCCGATACACTCACCTCACTCAGAGCCACATAGCAGAGGCGATGAAGGCACTGAATCGAACTGCATAGTTCTGCATCAGATACGACGTAGGGTGATTCCCCTGCTTCTGGAAACCGCACGGTCGAACACTGCTGACCGTCAATAGTGCATCCACAGCAACATCGCTGGACACGAGTAGGCGTATCGAAGCGGACATCCTGTAGGCCTAATGTCATCCTTGGCCGGATGAAGGGGAACTCCGCCCCGAGTAGCGCGAACCTTGCAGACGGATTCGACCGCATAGCTCCGAAACTTCCGTTTCGAGGCTATTTATGTCTATTTCACACATGAAAGCTCCTATTTCGCCAGTCCGTCTGGACCGCAAAGGTTCAGCAGCTTACCTGTCTCTCTCGGTCCGCTCTGTCGATTACCTAATCCAGCAGGAACGCTTGAAGCCAGTCCGCGATGGCGGCAAAGTGTTCGTAATGGTCGCCGACCTCGACCGTTATGCGAAAGCAGATCATAATCAGCCCATTCGCCCGGTTGCAGGTGGTCGCTAATGGCGCCTGACAAAATGTCAGATTCTGAGCTGACAGGAAATCTCCCGAATCTACTTGCCGATATTCCTACAGCGGTTCGTGAAGAGTTCCTCGCCGACGTACGCGAGATCACTACCGTCTCGAAGGCAACAGGATTGAAGTTAGGCGAGCATCTTCGCTCTATGCGTGATGAATTAAAGGCAACGAAACGCTGGTATCGAGTAGTGAAAGAACTAGCTAAGGTCACAGGATATGCAGATCGCACTATCCTTCGCTGGGTGGATGGCGATGAGAATCCCCAAAAGAAGCCAGCCAAACCAGAGTTTCAGAAACAGCGAGAGATTCGCTCGTTGGCGAACCGTCTCGAATCCAATCATTCCCTCGATGCCGAAGCTGTGGCAGATTTTGCCAGTCTTGCAATGCAGCTAACCATTTCAGAAGGACCTGCTGGGGATGTCGAGGCTATCTCATTCCTGACCGGCGTGATTGAATCCGTCGCAGCTCTTCGCCGGATGAGCGTCACTGTTGAAATCAAGGTGGTGGCGTAATGGCTAAGGGTACGAAGATCAGTTGGGCGCACCACACGGTGAACTGGTGGATTGGTTGCGGCAAGGTATCGGCTGAATGCAAGAACTGCTATGCCGAATCTCTTATTGAGAACCGCATGGGCAAGTCTTTCGCGGAAAGACATTACCGTATCGAAGCGGCAATGAAGGAAGCCTACAGCTACGACGCCGAAGCCAAAGCAGCAGGAAAGCGAGCCATCGTCTTCACGAACTCTCTATCCGACTTCTTCGATCCAGCAGCAGACGCGAACCGCGCTGCTGCGTGGGCCGCCATCAAGAACACACCAAATCTTTACTGGATGATCCTTACGAAGAGGCCCCACCTCATCGCTGATAGGCTCCCTGCGGATTGGGGAGACGGCTGGGAGAACGTTTGGCTCGGTACGACCTGCGGCTCTAAAAAACCCTATAAGTGCCTTCATACGGGGATGATTATGACGCCTATAGACCGTGTAACGGCTCTACAGGCGATACCCTGCCGCGTTCGGTTCATCAGTGCGGAACCATTGCTCACCGATATCTCCGATATCGACCTGACAGGTATTGATTGGGTCGCAGTCGGTGGTGAATCTGGACGCGAGTGGAACTATGCAGACCGAATGATGGATATAACGAACGCGGCGAAGCTATATGACCGCTGCAAACAGGAAGAAATCAGGTTCCTGTTCAAACAAGCCAGCCATCAGTTCACCGAAAGAGGAATCAATGCACTGAATCTCTACCTGGCCGAGCAATACGGGGAACGTCTCGACCCGATGAGGTGCGAATTGATTCGTGAGTACCCTGCTGAAGCGGATGGGAAGTTGATGGAGTTCAGTCCTCCTGGCGCGAAGGCACGATTCAGCCTCAGCGATTGGCGCGACTACAAGGTCACGAAAGTCAAGACGCGATTGCCGATATTGCAGTAGACGGGATGGGGATGGCTTCGGCTATCCCCTTTTATCTTTTAATTTGAGGTGCCCCGAGCTAATCAAAAGTATTTTGTGAATAATTTGGCGATTCAATCAAATTCCATATACTAGCAGTGGGTATATATGGCAACTTATACCCCACCCTTTAACCGCCTCGACGGCAAGTACACTATCGATCATCAAACCGGCTGTTACAACTGGACCGGTTCCCTCTCATCGCAAGCTGGTTATCCGACCATTGGTGACGGCCAGAAGGTTTTATACGCTCACCGCGTAGCGTGGGAGTCTATAAACGGCCCCATGCCGACGACGCCATGTCCTGATGGCTCTTTCCGCTGGGAACTCCACCATGTTTGCCAGAATAAGCGTTGCATCAACCAGACTCACATCCAGCTCGTAACGCAGCGCGAACATGCCGTACTCCACAAAGCTATCCGACTAGCAAACGAACTAGGTCAGATCGCCGCAACGATGAAGGCGGCAGCCTAATGGTTAGACAACTCTGGAAAGCAGCACCCTCTCTCAAGCCCTCGGTCGGCACTATGGACGCCTACATTGATGGCGATCTTGAGGCCGAAGCGATCATCGAGGCGTGGCGGTTCCAACCCAATCGGGGAACTCGAATCGTCTACGTCACGAGTGAAGAACACGCTGCAATGGCGGCGCGAACCGAAGGAATCGCTTACTGAATGGATAAGACACTTAACAACCTCTACTCCGCGTGGGCCGCGAATCCCAATGATGTGACTATGCACGCGCTCCTTTCTTCAGTAAGGAGTGCTGCACTCAAGTCCTTCCGTTTTGAGTTCCGTGATTCCTCGGAGGATATGTCACAGAATGTTGTTTTTCGCGTGTGGGAGCGGCTTCCGACGTTCACACCTCAGGACGAAGGCTCCTTTGCACGTTGGGTATCTGTCATCATCCGAAATGAACGCCGTCAGCAGTGGGACAGACCGAAGCTCAACCAGGTAGACGTTCTAGAGCAGCCACAGGAAGAACACCACTACTTCGACACATCGTTCTTGCCTGATTCGATCCAGCCAGCCGCGAAGCTATTACTCGCGGGCTTCTCCTTTAAGGAAGCCGCAGAACTATTGCAAGTCAACGTGACTGCCCTTCGTGAACGATTTCGCAGGTTTCGGCAGGAATATTCAGTTGATGACTGTTGTTTTAGCGTCTAACTCCGTTGTTATATATAGAGGCCGCTTTGGCTCGAAACCTAAGTTCGTGTAATATCTATATAGTTACTAAAGTCCTTCCGTCGCCAACCTAAAATGCGTCGTTATGGCAGGCCATCCCTGGAATTAGCTTCTCAGCTGGCCGGAATCAAAGAACAAATCCTGCGAGTAATCGCAGGCGGTTAGGGATGGGGTTCCTACGATCTGAACAGACAGATCGGGCGTAGCGGGAGAGAAAACCCGCAGAGCAACGCAAGGCTCATACGCTGCACACCCACTAGTCAACCGTTACCCGCATTGGCCAGCTAATTGGCTGATATTTATAGGACTAGTAATAGCAAAGGGAGCGTGGCCAGCACGTTGATGTCCTGCGATGGACTGAAGAGCTGGATGTTTACGGGTTATACGTGACGTAGCCGCAAGGCTAATCGAACATTAAGTTGCTTGCGTAGGCGTGGACATCGGTCCATCACGAGGAGATACCACCTTGGCGCCACCTTTCCACCGGCTACCCCTGACTGGAATCCCTATTTACAGGGGGATGATACGAGTAGTGTATCTGGGTTGCCGTGACGGGTAGTTTTACTATGAGTTACATCTACTCAGTAAGTAGAGATATCTACCCTCTACCATGTGCCCGGCGGCTCCGACCGACCGGCACGGACCACACATCGAGATTGGCTGGCAGCACCTCATCCCTAGCAGCCAGCTAAAGCAGCGACCAGCCACGGGCGAATCCCTTACGAGTGGCTGGTCGCTTTTGCTATTCCCGCACCTCACATCAATCAGGTTCCCTGACCGGCCACCAATAATTCGACTATTTCCCATAGCGGCGTGTTGTTTTCGGCCTCATCTCCGCTGATAGAGTAGAGGGCAAATAACCAGCCCACAGTAACCACGTGGCCTATAGGTCTCGCACCGACCTCGAATGCACTGCTCACTCGCATTCCAAACAGGTGCAATCCCTCCTTCAGCGATATCAGGACCGGCCGTCAGAGTTGGTCCTTCGTTGTTTAAGCCCCATACATGAAGACACTCACCGCAATCAGCCTGTTCAGTGGAACAGGAATGCTCGACCGTGGCGTCGGGGCCGCTCTCAAGGCACAAGATTATGACCTCCGAACCATCCTCTACTGCGAACGTGAAACCTACGCGCAAGAAGTCCTCAAAGCGAGGATGCAAGACAAGCTCCTCTGCGAAGCACCTATCTGGTCAGACGTTACAACTCTCGACGCCAGCCAGCTTAGAGGACACGTTGACTGCATCATTGCAGGCTTCCCTTGCCAGCCGTTCAGTGTCGCCGGTAAACGAGCTGGTATCGAAGATGAAAGATACCTATTCGGCGACGTTCTACGCATCACCAATGAAGCAGGCGCAGCTCTGCTCTTCCTCGAAAACGTTCCAGGTTTGCTCTCAGCCAAATCAGACACCACAGCTCCCATCGCAGACGTTATGCGGCTCCTGGACGAAGCAGGGTTTGATGCGACATGGCAGTGTCACACTGCCGAAGAAGCTGGCGCGCCCCACAAAAGAGAACGTTGGTTCTGCATCGCCTGGCGAAGAGAACTGGCTGACTCCGAATGTGATGGACAAACTGGAACCAAGATCGAAGGAATCACTCACTGCGTATCAGCAGAGGAATCGACCGGGCAGAACATCTTGCCCTACGCTGCGTGAACAAGTGGTTTACGGCAAGAATTGGACTACACCTCAGAAGCATGATTCCTGTGAAAGCACTCGAATCACCACGGCTCACAATACCGTGACACGTGAGGTTCGCAACTGGTCCACACCACTGAAGACCGACTCGAAGTTCTGCCTGACTACTGGCAAGTTCACCAATATCGTGAGCGAAGTACAAGGGCATAGCGACGGATCTTCAACGAACAGATTGAATCCTGCATGGGCTGAAACGCTCATGGGATGGCCTATCGGCTGGACCAATGCTTCTGTACCCGTCACCTGTGCATTCCCCGGCTTCCCTAAAGGCCAAGGCGATGAGCAGCACGATTACGAACCGTCCAGAACGATCCATAAAGATCACTGCACGAACCGCGCTAAACGAATTGCAATGATCGGCAATGGTGTAGTCCCACAAGAAGCAGCACTGGCCTTCACTCATCTCCTCAATGGCAACAAGAGCAAGTAAACCCTGCAAGTATCCAAATTGTTCGGCTCTAGTTCCATCTGGCTACTGCTCCGCGCACGAGAAGATCACAATGAATCCCATATCAGATATCAAAACAGCAGCTATAGACATAGCTCATGCAGTAGAGAAGGTAGCGACCTCCATTCCAAACACCATCTCGCTACTCGACCACGCAATCAAAGATGAACCAGCAGTGAAGACCCTCATCACTACGCTGGTACAGAACGCATCAAGCGTTCTGACCGCTGGCACAATCGCCGCCGAAGCAAGAGGAATCTCTCTGACAGCAGATGTAGCAACACTAGCAGCCGCAGAGCAGTTCTTTACGTACTTCAAGAACATGTTCCTGCCACAGGCCGAATCCATCTACGCAGAACTCAAGTCCGACGCTCAGTAAGAATGCCGTCCAGAGCAAAGCGCGCGTGCAAGCAGCCGAACTGTTCAGAACTGGTCGATAACGGTTACTGCAACAATCACAAACAGCACACCAATGATTACGACCGCTGGCGTGGGCAGTCACAAACGCGCGGCTATGACAACGACTGGCGACGAATCAGATTGATTGCACTACGACGTGACCGCTACCTGTGCCAGCATTGCCTACGAGATGGACTCGTTACTCCTGCGATTGACGTCGATCACATCATCCCGATCAGTGTTGATCCAACGCGCCGACTTGACATTGATAATTTGCAATCACTTTGCAGACCTTGTCACAACATTAAGACCGCTATTGAATCACGATGATCCAACCCTTACAGTCGTCTCTCCATGACCTAATCCGGAACATCGTGAGGCATTAAGGGGATAGGGGGCGTCAATTTGTTCGATATTGAGCCTTGTGTCACCGCAACGTGGAAACACTTTCACGACCGCGAATTGAAAAAGCTGAATTCAGCCCGAAAGAAGAATGAATATGGCTGGAAGGAAGCCCAAACCAACCCTAATCAAAGAGCTATCGGGCAATCCCGGTAAGCGTCGGCTGAACAAGAGCGAACCCACGTTCGCATCTGGAGCCAATTGCCCTTCGCACCTCTCTGAAGAAGCAAAGAAGGAATGGCATCGTCTCTCCGCTGACCTAACGGCCTCAGGACTCCTCACATCAGTTGACCGCGCTGCATTAGCAGCCTATTGCCAGTCCTGGGCTACATGGTGCATGGCAGAACAGCACCTTGCAGATAACGGTTACACGATTACATCACCCACAGGCAACGTGACCACCAGTCCATACGTGCTCATCGCCTTCCAAGCGAAGAGCGCGATGCATAAATTCGCCGCAGAGTTTGGCTTCACCCCGTCCTCACGCTCACGCCTCAATGTGACGGCTCCCACAAAGCAGAAGGCAGACCCGCTTGATGCGTTTTTCGATATGAACCACGATGACCAAGGACTACGCCAATGAAGCAACCGCCTATTGCAAGCGCGTAGTCTCAGGTGGAATCGTCTCCTCTAAATGGATCAAGTTAGCTTGCCAGCGTCATATCGAGGACCTCCAACAAGTTGATTCCCGCTGGCACTATGACGCTACACAAGTCAATCGTGCATGTGCATTCATCGAAAGCCTCACACTCGAATCAGGACAACGATTCCTTCTCTCTGACTGGCAGATATGGCTCACCGCCTCCCTCATGGGATGGGTCGATAACGAAGGTCTTCGCAAATATATAGAGGCGTACATCGTTGTCGCCAAAGGTAACGGTAAATCACCTTGGGCAGCGGCTATGTCTCTGCTCTTCACCTTTGGCCTCAACGTTCCCAAAGCTGAGGCATATTGCGGTGCGATGTCACTCCAGCAGAGTGACGAGGTACACCGCGTTGCTCGTCACTTCGTTGAATCGAATCCCGCATTCGCCGCGATCAACGTCATTGCACAGAAGAAGTCCATCTTCTCGCTATCAGGTTCCCGTTTCCAACCTGTTATTGGTCGCGGTCGTCACGGCTCGCGTCCACTCCTTGCGGTGCTCGATGAGTACCACCAAGCGATCACAGACGACCTGTATGGAACGTTCAAAACCGGATGCAATAAGACGGTCAACTCACTGCTGCTGACGATCACCACAGCAGGCGTGGCATCGTCCGCTTCACCCTGTTATCAACTCCAAGACCGCGCAATCAAAGCAGTCGACGGCTCAATGCCCGACGAACGATTCTTCACCGCGATCTATGCAGCCGATGGTTCGGTCGAATGGACAAGTGAAACAGCCCTACGGATGGCGAACCCGAACCTGGGTATTTCCAACGACGCTGAGAAGATTCGTCTCGCCATTAAAGATGCAACCCGCAATCCCGCTCACGCCAACAACGTAAAAGCGATGCACCTCAATATATGGTCAACCGCTGCGGCGAGTTGGATGAATATGACTGCGTGGTCAAAGTGCTTCGACCCAACGCTCACAGCAGACAGCGTTAAACATCTCCCATGCTGGATAGGCTCTGACCTCGCGAGCAAGCTAGACCTCTCCGCGTGTGTGCGTCTCTATCGCGACGACACACAAGGTGACCGACCTCACTACTACGCTCTATGCCGCGCGTACCTTCCTGAAGAGCGCATAAACCTGCCCGAGAACACGCATTACCAAGCATGGGTTGAACAACAACACCTCAGTGCGACACCCGGCTCCTCCCTTGATTACGCCATGTTAGAAGCGGACGCACTCGCAGACATCGCGATCAATCAAGTGCGTGAAATCCCCTATGATCCGCGCTACGCCGACCAGTGGAGCCAGCGCGTCAGCGAACTCTCTGGCGTCACTCGCATCGATGTACCTCCATCCTCGGCGGTCTTATCGCCAGCGATGAAAGAACTCGAAGCTGCTGTAGCCGACGGACGTTTCCACCACGACGGCAATCCAGTTCTGACTTGGTGCATGAGCAATGTGCTCACCCGCGAAACGGCTGCTGGCAATTACACAATGCCCGACAAGTCGCGCCCCGAAAACAAGATTGACGTAGCTGTCGCTCTCTTCATTGCAATGACGAGGGCACGACTAGCAGAACCTGAACCAACAGCCGACTACGGCTTTTTATTTGCCTAAAAGACATGCCTTTATTTGAACGCAGCATCACGACGCTCGGACTGAGCGATGGCACCACCGTCGAAAGACGATGGAACATCAACAGCCCCTCCACACCACTGACAGCTATGGCTGCGTGGGGTGATACGGGTGGTGGCCTGTCCTCATCTGGTGAGGTTGTAACCGAGAAGAACGCGCTCTGCATTAGCACCGTTTACACATGCGTCACGATCCTGGCTGAAGCTGTGGCTTCTCTTCCATGCCGCCTCATGCGCTCGACGGATGAAGGCGACGCACCCGCTATAGATCATCGACTCTGGCCACTTCTAACCGAGTCACCGAACGATGAGATGACGGCCTTTACCTTTTGGTCCACCATCGTTGGCTCATCGGCTCTCACAGGTAATGGATACGCTCAAATCGTGCGTGACCCGACCGGGGCAGTGGAATCAATCTGGCCTTTGCATCCCTTAAAGACCGAACCGATTCGCAACGTAACCGGTCAACTCGCATACAAGACCACAGACGGTATGGATAACGGTGCATATCGCATCATTCCGTCCGTAGATGTTCTACATTTCCCCCTATTCTCCCTCGATGGGATCAAAGGTGTATCTCCTGTCACCGCTGCTCGCGAGTCATTCGCAACAGCGAGAGCAATGGAGAAGTTTGGCGCTCGTTGGTTCGCTAATGGTGCCCAACCATCATCTCTGCTCATCAACAAAACTAACGGTAAGCCTGATGCTAAGGCTCAAAAAGAATTCGTGGAGGCGTGGCAAGCAGCCCACTCGGGCATCAATCAGCACAAGCAGGGATTCCTCTGGGGCGATTGGTCCGTTGAGCAGATTGGCCTATCACCTGAAGATTCGCAATTCTTAGTCGCACGGAACTATCAACGTTCTGACATCGCAGCGATGTACAAGATTCCAGCGTTCATGGTTGGTTCTACTGAGAAGCTATCCAACAATAACTACACCGGTCAGCAAATGGGGTTCGTCGTAGACACGCTGCGTCCCATCCTCGTTCGTCTCGAAGCGGAACTGAAACGTAAGCTCCTCAAGTCGTCACGATTCTTCGTGGACTTCGACGTAACCGAAAGGCAACGCGGCGATTTCGCGGCGATGGCGACGGCCATCTCACTGACACGTCAATGGGCAGTCCTCGATGCAGACGAATGCCGCGCTCTTCTTGGCTATGCTCCTCGCGGTGGTGCAGCAAAGAAGCTCATCACGCAAGTAAACATGATCCCCCTTGATCAGCTTGGCGTCCCCACCGACACAAGCGACACAACCCCGATTACAGACCTCACGCAGGACAACAAAGATGAAGATTGAACGCCGCAACATAACGACTGAGTTTCGACTCTCCGAAGCTGATAACAAGACGACCATCAGCGGGTATGCGGCGGTCTTCTCATCCCCTGCAAGCAACGGCCTAT carries:
- a CDS encoding site-specific integrase translates to MSEGDFMPRGRKPKVIEGDIAGVYEQKGKNGVTWTARYWSSGKDVRRTFKTQAQAIEHLNKVQLMRLTGERLPTTAKVPLLTSSEQERRGTVSNLLLTDLITEYMAKQKETAEREKLQNSKKVGYVADPQIRIGNLESRFKAIRKAFTGRYADSIEPHEVKDFLESLQRSNGTMNRYKTTLSGVYEYAIERKKLKSNPTSDVEHYSVPLGIPRWMDDDEETRLRKVVQCWIDETPEDHEITRLLFREHLNEITVASQTGMRKGNQYALMWEIDINFDLRLILLPNTKTGKPHVIPMTESVHEALKDQKAIQDQLHRLRGENYESERLRLDGRVFTIRENREWFAKAKEEAGIKTNLRWHDLSRHTAGSRLAASGANQKVIQSVLGHSTMAMSARYTHLTQSHIAEAMKALNRTA
- a CDS encoding DUF5131 family protein, with product MAKGTKISWAHHTVNWWIGCGKVSAECKNCYAESLIENRMGKSFAERHYRIEAAMKEAYSYDAEAKAAGKRAIVFTNSLSDFFDPAADANRAAAWAAIKNTPNLYWMILTKRPHLIADRLPADWGDGWENVWLGTTCGSKKPYKCLHTGMIMTPIDRVTALQAIPCRVRFISAEPLLTDISDIDLTGIDWVAVGGESGREWNYADRMMDITNAAKLYDRCKQEEIRFLFKQASHQFTERGINALNLYLAEQYGERLDPMRCELIREYPAEADGKLMEFSPPGAKARFSLSDWRDYKVTKVKTRLPILQ
- a CDS encoding HNH endonuclease signature motif containing protein; translated protein: MATYTPPFNRLDGKYTIDHQTGCYNWTGSLSSQAGYPTIGDGQKVLYAHRVAWESINGPMPTTPCPDGSFRWELHHVCQNKRCINQTHIQLVTQREHAVLHKAIRLANELGQIAATMKAAA
- a CDS encoding sigma factor, with product MDKTLNNLYSAWAANPNDVTMHALLSSVRSAALKSFRFEFRDSSEDMSQNVVFRVWERLPTFTPQDEGSFARWVSVIIRNERRQQWDRPKLNQVDVLEQPQEEHHYFDTSFLPDSIQPAAKLLLAGFSFKEAAELLQVNVTALRERFRRFRQEYSVDDCCFSV
- a CDS encoding DNA cytosine methyltransferase, yielding MKTLTAISLFSGTGMLDRGVGAALKAQDYDLRTILYCERETYAQEVLKARMQDKLLCEAPIWSDVTTLDASQLRGHVDCIIAGFPCQPFSVAGKRAGIEDERYLFGDVLRITNEAGAALLFLENVPGLLSAKSDTTAPIADVMRLLDEAGFDATWQCHTAEEAGAPHKRERWFCIAWRRELADSECDGQTGTKIEGITHCVSAEESTGQNILPYAA
- a CDS encoding HNH endonuclease translates to MPSRAKRACKQPNCSELVDNGYCNNHKQHTNDYDRWRGQSQTRGYDNDWRRIRLIALRRDRYLCQHCLRDGLVTPAIDVDHIIPISVDPTRRLDIDNLQSLCRPCHNIKTAIESR
- a CDS encoding phage terminase small subunit P27 family; the protein is MAGRKPKPTLIKELSGNPGKRRLNKSEPTFASGANCPSHLSEEAKKEWHRLSADLTASGLLTSVDRAALAAYCQSWATWCMAEQHLADNGYTITSPTGNVTTSPYVLIAFQAKSAMHKFAAEFGFTPSSRSRLNVTAPTKQKADPLDAFFDMNHDDQGLRQ
- a CDS encoding terminase large subunit, which encodes MTKDYANEATAYCKRVVSGGIVSSKWIKLACQRHIEDLQQVDSRWHYDATQVNRACAFIESLTLESGQRFLLSDWQIWLTASLMGWVDNEGLRKYIEAYIVVAKGNGKSPWAAAMSLLFTFGLNVPKAEAYCGAMSLQQSDEVHRVARHFVESNPAFAAINVIAQKKSIFSLSGSRFQPVIGRGRHGSRPLLAVLDEYHQAITDDLYGTFKTGCNKTVNSLLLTITTAGVASSASPCYQLQDRAIKAVDGSMPDERFFTAIYAADGSVEWTSETALRMANPNLGISNDAEKIRLAIKDATRNPAHANNVKAMHLNIWSTAAASWMNMTAWSKCFDPTLTADSVKHLPCWIGSDLASKLDLSACVRLYRDDTQGDRPHYYALCRAYLPEERINLPENTHYQAWVEQQHLSATPGSSLDYAMLEADALADIAINQVREIPYDPRYADQWSQRVSELSGVTRIDVPPSSAVLSPAMKELEAAVADGRFHHDGNPVLTWCMSNVLTRETAAGNYTMPDKSRPENKIDVAVALFIAMTRARLAEPEPTADYGFLFA
- a CDS encoding phage portal protein, with protein sequence MPLFERSITTLGLSDGTTVERRWNINSPSTPLTAMAAWGDTGGGLSSSGEVVTEKNALCISTVYTCVTILAEAVASLPCRLMRSTDEGDAPAIDHRLWPLLTESPNDEMTAFTFWSTIVGSSALTGNGYAQIVRDPTGAVESIWPLHPLKTEPIRNVTGQLAYKTTDGMDNGAYRIIPSVDVLHFPLFSLDGIKGVSPVTAARESFATARAMEKFGARWFANGAQPSSLLINKTNGKPDAKAQKEFVEAWQAAHSGINQHKQGFLWGDWSVEQIGLSPEDSQFLVARNYQRSDIAAMYKIPAFMVGSTEKLSNNNYTGQQMGFVVDTLRPILVRLEAELKRKLLKSSRFFVDFDVTERQRGDFAAMATAISLTRQWAVLDADECRALLGYAPRGGAAKKLITQVNMIPLDQLGVPTDTSDTTPITDLTQDNKDED